The genomic stretch GGAAAGCTGTGGCGCTGGAAGTACCGGTATGCCGGCAAGGAGAAACGGCTGGCACTGGGTAGCTATCCGGATGTGAGCCTTGCGAATGCCCGCGAGCGGCATGCAGAGGGCCGGAGGCTGCTGGCGGCAGGCATTGATCCCGGTGAGCAGCGCAAGGCCGAGAAGGCGGCGACTGCTGACCGTGCGGCCAATACCTTCGGCGCGGTGGCAGGCGAGATGATTGAGCAACGAAGCGGGAAGCTATCAACAGTGTCCCGTGAGCGTGCGGTGCGCCTGCTTGGCTACTTGGCCCCGATTGCCAACCTTCCGATAGCGGCCGTGGATGGCCCGCTGCTGCTGGCGGCGATCCGCAAGATCGAGGCTCGCGGGATGGAGACCGCGCATCGTGCCCGAGCGTTTGCAGGGCAGGTGTTCCGCTACGGCATTGCCACAGGTCGCAACAGGACCAATCCAGCGCGCGATCTGCTGGGTGCGCTGGCACCCGTAGATGGCGGGCACTTCGCCAGCCTGACCGAACCAGAGCGTGTAGCACCGCTGCTGCGCGCGCTGTGGGGTTATCAAGGCGGTGCAGTTGTGCAAGCCGCGTTGAAGGTCGCGCCGCTGGTGTTCGTGCGTCCCGGCGAGCTGCGCACCGCGCGCTGGGCGGACATCGACTTGGAAGCTGCCGAGTGGCGCTACACCACTGCCAAGACAAGTACGCCGCACATCGTTCCTTTGGCTTCGCAGGTGGTGGACGTGTTGCGCGCACTGCACCCCCTGACCGGGCGGGGTGAGTATGTGTTCCCGAGCGAGCGCGGTAAGCATAGGCCGATGAGTGAGAACACCGTCAATGCGGCGCTGCGCGCCCTGGGCTACGACTCCGACACCATGACCGGCCACGGGTTCCGTGCGATGGCCCGCACGATGTTGGATGAAATCTTGGGCTTCCGCCCCGACTTCATCGAACATCAACTCGCTCATGCAGTGAAAGACCCGAATGGGCGTGCCTACAACCGCACGTCGCACTTGGCCGAGCGCCGAAAAATGATGCAAACGTGGGCTGACTATCTCGATGGGTTGCGCACGGATGGGAACGTCGTGCCAATTGCGCGCAAGGCTGGCTGAATCGCAGTCGATGCGATCAGCGCGCGAAGAATCTGGCATGGCCCGGTAAGCGGCGCGGCGGGGTGTTTAGGCCACCCCGCCACGCCTTCCACAACCGTTCAAACGAGGAGCGATCATGGCAACTGAAAGTGTACCCGCGGGTATTGAAGCGCAGTTCAACAGGTGGGGCACCAACTATGGGCTTGGCAGCGAGGAGTTCGATTTCGAGCTTTGCGTGGTGCGTGGTGGCCGCATCATCGAGTCGCATGAGATAGACATTCGCACCCTTCCAAATCGCGACGACTTGTTAGCGAGGATGCCGGAGGAATGGCGCGAACGATTCCTTTCCGCTGCGTATATGGCGAGGGCAGCGACATGAGCGCGCTGCAAAATCCATCGCCGGACGCTGGTGTCGCCTACATGCACAGCCTCATGGATCGCGCGCGGCCGCGCTGGGAGAACGTAAGTGAGGGCGTCACGGCGGATGAATTGCAGCAGGCGCTAGACGACGTAGCGGATTACATGGATCGCACTGGCAATAGCGAAGGCGAGCACTACATGGCATGGATGCTGCGCATGGCGCGAACGATGGTGATGCGAACGAATGACCGGCATCACGCGGCATTGGTGGCGATCAATCGAGGTGATGCAGAGAGAGCGAGGGAGCTTCTGTCGCCGGTAGAGAGGTTTTGGAGCCAGTCATGACAGCGACCGTTACCCGCCTCTCAACTGCTGCCGCCAAGCCCGTATTGCAGGACTCCCAGCGTGACGAGTATCTGTGGGAGATGGCAATCCTGATCGCCGCTAGGGCACAACGGCGAGGCTTCGCAACTACCGCTGAGGAGGCCCTTGCGGGCATTCGCGCGAGCATGGCTAAGGAGATTGAGTTGAGCCGCTAAGACCGCCGCAATCTAGCCCCGCTCCGGCGGGGCTTTTAATTGCGGGCGGCCGCCATCTAACGCGGTAGCGAACGCGAATTACCCGATGGACGATACTGGGGCCGGTAAGAGGAGGGGGCGCCAAGATGAAGCGATTCCAGTCGTTCAATGTCACTTGCTGGGTAGATGCTCGAATACCAGCGGTAGCGGCACTAGTCGTGCTGCTGTTGGTGACTCCGATCCGAGCGATGGCCGGACAGGCATGGTCTGACACAGGTTCAGCATCGATCATGCAAGAGGTTGAGCAGTACAAGGCCGCGTCGCTTCCGGAGGCGCGCGCTGTGGCAGCGGCCAAGCTAGAACAGCTTGGCGAGAGCGATCCGGAGGCATGGAATCAGTTGGGCATCCTTTATCTAGATGGATCGCCCAGCAATCCGCAGCTAGCAGAGCGGATGTTCGACAAGGCCGCCACTGCGAAGAATCTCAACGGTCTGATGAACTTGATAGGGGTGCGGATCGCAGCCGGCCGCATCGCAGAGTCGTGCAAAGCCGCAGAGCAAAGCGTGACGTGGCCTAATAGTGCTGGGGCGCCTGCGATGGGCTACTTGGGCGAGTGCTACCGGCTTGGGCGGAATGGCCACAAGAATCTAGTCAAGGCCGAGCCGATTCTCATGGAAGCATGCCGCTGGGGCTGGGAGCCGGCGTGCGATTCGGCACTGAAAAGCCTGCGCACAAATCCCACGCCAGCACGCGCAAAGGCATATCGCGCATACTTGGAGAAGTTGAGCGGTGCTGGCTATACCCATGCGATGGCAACGCTAGGGATCGACCTTGCAGGGTCACAGGACGACGCAGCGCGTGTGCGCGGGGAGGCTCTACTCGAAAAGGCCAGCGCCGCAGGAGATGGCGAGGCGTGTACGGCGCTGGCTCTAGTTGTATGGGGCAAAGGTGACCCGGCTTCACTAAGCAGAATCTACGACCTGCTTGACTGCGGCATCGCCGGCAAGCGCACCCCTGAACTTGCATGGCTTTTCAAGGGCGTAATCGCTGGGCTGGGCGGCTCCGAAATGCTCGGGCGCTCCTCGATTGATCGCGCTGCCGAAGAGGGGTTGAAGCAGGCGGGCGCGTTCGCGGCGGCCTTCGGCTATCCCGTGCCTGCGGGCGCCGACCAGGCAAAATGCGCTCCGTTCTGCGATTGGCTTGTGGTCATCAAAGAGGCGCGGCGCATACAGCAGCTCGCAATCGACGAGCAGAGTCGCCAAGCGGAAATAGCGCGCGTTGCGCAGGAGGCGGCAGATCGGGAGGCCGCTGAGCTTGCCGCTCAAGAGGCAGCTCAGCAAGCGGAACACAACGCGCAGGTCGCAGCCTATAACGCTCAGATCGCAGCACAGAATGCAGAAGCCCGCAGGGAGCGGAGGCGGCGCTTCTGGGGAGGCGTGCTCATGGTGGCGGTCGCTCTCACAACCGGGTACGTGCAAGCGCAAGCGAATGCCCTTGCAAGCCCGCCACCTCCTCGTCCTGTGTACCAGCCGCCTGCGATCTATGCGCCCCCAGCACAGCCTCGCCAGATTTACCAACCACAACCCACCGCCGCGCCTGTGGGCCGCACGAAGGTTTGCTATGTCACCACCTCGCGCGGAACTCAGGCAATCACGGTCAACACGTCGCAGGCATGCCCGGTGAGTCTGCAATCGCTAGGGCAGCCGCTCCGGGCTAGTGGGCGGGGCTATCTGATCGGCGAGTCAGTCTCAGGGCTGATCAAGGTTTGCACGTACCAAGGCGCCGCCGGGCAGAGCGCGATCAACATCTCTGCATCCGGGATTTGTCCACCTTCGCATGAGTTCTAGCCTCGACGAGTAGCTTGCTGCATCGCACAACGTTTCTGACAAAGCTTTTCTCAAAAGCCTGTGATTAATGGTTATCCGTCCGGTTCAAGCCGGACGGATGCGAGCAAATCCGCCTGCATCCAATAAAGACAAGGATGCGGCATGCAAGCCAACGTATTGACAGCCCCGAAAGCGGGGGAGCAGGGTCGCCGCCGTCCAGCAGGAGGCGATGCCATGCGAGTGAGTCCTTCTCTTCCCGATACGGGTTTTCTGCGCCTAAGCGACATCGTTGGCCGCAAGGCGACGAAGAAATCGCCGGCAGTGCGCGGCATCTATCCCGTCAGCCGCTCCACGTGGTGGCAAATGGTGCGTGATGGCCGCGCGCCTGCTGGAGTGAAGCTGTCCAAGCGCTGTACTGCATGGCGAGTTGAGGATGTTATTGCGCTCTGCGAGGGCGCAGAAGCCGTGCAGAAGCGCATTGTGGGGGCACAGCCATGACCAGCACCGAGGCCGCAATCGCCGTGATGGCGCGGCTCTACGGGCCAGATGCCGAAACCCAGCGCCGCAGCATGCCGGAGATTGCGGACGGTTTGCACACGCAGCTGTGTGAGTTGTATGCCTGTCCGAGTGCCCATACAGCAGAGACCGTGGTTGCCAATCTTGAAGGGGCGCGGCGCGCCGTCTTGCGCTACGCGGATACCTTGCGGCAAGAGGGCATTGGCTGATGGCGGCGACGAACCGCCACACAATCGAGTCTCACCAGACTGCGCTGCAACGGCGAGGCAGCTTTACCGTTGTGCGCGGCGGGAAGGTACGCAGGTCCAGCGCAGGCATCGCGCTGGACTGCCTACAGGTTGAGCTAGACGCAATCGAAGCAATTACAGCCAAGCTTAAGGGCGGCGAGGTGCTGACTGCGGTAGAGCAATCGAGGCTCCGCGTGGCGAGCCTGCGCATCCGCGACGTGCGGGGGGTGCTACGTGTCTAAGCCAGCTTCTGTCATGGCTTCCGCACAGGAACAACGCAAAGTCATCACCTTTGATCGGTTCGACCGATTGAAGCCGGCAAAGATGACGGCCGTTATCGACGGGTTCCTGTACGCCGATACCCTGACCAACGTTATCGGCAAGTCTGGAGCTTGCAAGTCCTTCCTCCTGCAAGGCATGGCCGCCTGCGTCGCCACCGGGACGCACTGGATGGGCCGCAGGGTTGAGCGCGGCGCGGTGTTTTACATCGGCGGCGAGGGCCTCAACGGGTTGTTGAAGCGGTTTCGAGGCTGGCAAAACTACACGGGTGTCACGTTGGAGGGCGCGCCACTCTATATCGCCAGCGGACTTCCGCCACTGTCCGACCAACTCAACGTCGCAGCAACCATCGAAGCGATCCAAGAATGCGCCGAAGAGAGTTTCTTCAGGATGGGAGGCGCTGACCCGGCCCTGATCGTGATCGATACGCTGGCTCGCGCGCTGGGAGGTGCCGATGAAAACAGCGCCGCCGAAGTCGGTCGGCTAATCGAAGGGCTTGACTGGATTCGGCAACGTTGGGGTTGCGCGGTTGCCTGCGCCCACCACACCGGCCACGGCGAAAACACACAGAACCGGGGACGGGGTTCGAGCGCCATCTACGCGGCGCTCGACGGCGAACTGCTGGTGACATCAAACGGCGACGACGTGACCGTGACCAGCACGAAGGTGAAGGACTGGACGAAGCCTGAGCCGCTGGTGCTGACCCGCAACATCGTCGCTGTGGAAGTCGAGGACACCATCGAAACTACGTTGGTTCTGGACAAGGCAAGCATTCAAGACCTAGCCGCGCACGACGACCTGATTCGGCAACAAGTCCTCGAACGGAAGGGCGCAGGGAAAACCGTACGCGCCATCGCAGCAGACCTCGGCGTGTCCCGCTGGAAGGTGCAGAGCATCACCGACAAGGCCAGGCAGGCAAACGACTATCGGAGGCAGGCCGATGGCGAGTGAAGCGCTGTCCGGTCATATCGCCGGTCGAGCCTGTCCGGTTGTCCTGTCCGGCACCCCCTTAAAGGGGGGGGTGCCCGGACGGACAAGCCGAACCGTCCGGCCGTCCGGCTTTGTCCGGCGGTTTTTGTCCGGCCGGACAGGAAAAGGACATGGCCTGTGATTGATGCACTAGTGGCCGGCACTTTGGCATCCAGCCCCTGGCTGGGAGAGTCCAGAAGCGGCGCAGTTCGTTATGCCGCAGCCGTCGTGTGGGTTCCGATTCGAGATGGCCGCTTGAGCGTGTCTGTCATCACCTACGACCCTGACATCGTGGCCGAGCTGTTAGACCTCTCTGCCGGAGATGCCGTCGCAATGGTGGGCGAGTTTGTCCCTGCTTTCTTGACGCCGATTGGAGAGAGGCCGCGCTTCATGGCTGACATGGAGGTGCGCGCGCTGATTACCGCGTACCAAGTCGCCGAGCATCGCGAATTGATGAATGGATTTAACGTTGACCCGCTCGCGGACGGGGAGCAGTTTCCGCCAACCCAAGACGGAGAAACGCTGTGAGCAAGCGCGCACGCCAAATGGCACTTATGGGCTTCGTCTCTGGCGCGCTGCAAGACGTGGCGCGCAACCGCGAGAATCGCAGGCTTGAGGAGGCTGACGCACGCAAGGAGGCCCGGCTCGCTGCCATCCGTTCCGAGGAGCGCCGGCAAGACTTCGCACAGCGAAGGGAACTGACCCAATACGAGTTTGGCGAGCGCCGGGCGATGGCGGCCGAGGAGCTGGCAGGGCGCATGGCCGTGGCGGATATGGAAATCAAGTCTCGCGAGCGCATCTCTGCCGCCGACAACAAGAGCCGTGAGCGAGCGGCAAGCATCGGGGCAAGGCCGGCGCGCGACACCGCTGCGAAGCTTGAGACATATATCGACGACGCCGGCAAGTCCTACACGGTCAACACGAATGACCCGGCCAGCGTGAGGCAGTTCATGGAGCTGAGTGGGAGGGTGAACCTGCGTCCGGACTATGCATCGAGGGCCACAAATCCCTACGGCGCAAACCCCGCCGTTCCGACTATGGTGCCGCAAAGCGCGGCAGCGGGGCCGGCGCGTATCTCAAGCCCGACTGAACTTGCCAGCCTGCCGAGCGGTACTCGCTTCGTTGCTCCGGACGGCTCACTGCGGGTGAAGCCGTGAGTGCGCAATGGTGGGAGGCTGCGCCCCTCGCTGACACGCAGGAGCGGTGGTGGGAGTCCGCGCCGCTTGCCGAGCCGCCAAATTTCTCCAACGTGCGCGGAGGCGTCACCACGACCGAGGAGTCGCCGGGCTACTTCGCTCGGATGGGCAAGGTTGTGTCAGAAGCTATCCCGCGTGGCGCCGCGTCCACGCTTGCGACTGGCCTGCATGCTGGCGCTGACTTCATTGACCAGACCATTCAAGAGCCGTTGCGCCGGGCGCTTCGTCCGTTGGGCATGATGGCCGACGGCGACCCGCTGGGCGCCGCACGTGTCGCCGATGAATCCATTGGTGTAGAGCGCGAGATCAACGCCGACCGCCAGCGCGTGCAAGCGGAGATCGGCGGCCGTCCATCGTTGGAACAAGTGGCCGAGTCCCCGCTAGAGGCCGCGAAGCAGTACGGCTTGCATCTCGCCAACGCTGGCGCGGAATCGCTCCCGGCGTTCGTTGGTGCCGTGGCACTGCGAAACCCCGAGCTTGCCGCTGGCGCGCTGGGGGCATCCACGGGGGCGCAGACCTACACGGACATGCGTGCGGAGGGTGTGGGCAGGATCGATGCAGCGCGCGCTGGGCTTGCGAACGCCGCCATCGAGGCCGGCGGAGAGGCGCTGGGCTTGCCGTTCGTCATGGGCAAAGCGGGGCGTGGCTCACTGTTGCGCGCGATGGCTGCCGAGGGCGGGCAGGAAGTGGCGGTGCAGCTCGCGCAGCAGTACGTCGAGGATCAGGCCACGGGCCAGCAAACGCCGCTCTGGCAGCAACTTGGCGGTGCCCTGGACGCCGGCCTTGTTGGCGCCGGTATGGGTGCTGGCGGCCACGCCCTCAGTGCGGGCACCGCCACGGCGGCTCGCCGTCCGTTGAGTGAATCCGTCTCTGCGCCGTTTAGGCCGGCTGTGCAACGCGGCGAGGCACTGGCCGAACGACTCCTGCGTGACGCAACGCGTCCGACGGCCATCGATCCGGCGGTGCTCGCTGACGGCAATGCGGCATTGGAAGCGCCTCCCGTGCGACCGCCCGGCTCCGTCTCGCGCACTGGGGGCGGTGGCTACCGCGTCACCTCGCCGACTGGTGACATGGAGTTCAATGGCCCCGACGCGCGCGCGCAGGCTGCGGAGTTCGCGGTACGGACGCGCGCTGAGGCTGAGGCATCCGGTGCGACGCCCGTGGCTGAGCAACCGGTCGAACGGCAGGCAAAGCTGGCACTGAGCGCCACTGATGCCGGGACGATCATCGATCTCCGGTTGGCTGCACTGGACGATGCGGCGACCGGCGCGCTTTCGCGGGAGGAGTTCGCGGCGCTGCGCAGGGAGGGCGCAGAGCTTGGAGCACGCCTGCGCCAGAATGAGGAGATCGTGCGTACTGGCGTCCTGCCCGCAGACCCGCGTGCGCGACTGCGGCAGGAGGACATCGACACCATGAGCCGGCGTCGCGAGGCCATCCACGCCGCGCTGGAGCGTTCGCGTACTGCCACGGGCAGTGCCGAGCAGGCGGCGGCCCTGCGGTCCCGCTTGGATCGTATCGATAGCGATGCGCAGCTCGTGGAACTGGCAAGCCGCCTGCGTGGTTCGGCTCCTGCGGTCGCTTCCGAGGCCGGCAAACCGCCGCGGCAGGCTGAGACGGTGGAAATGGCGCCACCTGCGCCTATGGCACCGCCAGCCGTTTCGGCGACGGCATCCGACGATGCGAACGCCGCACGGCACGATCCGGCCATCAGCATCGCCGCGCCCGTCATTCGCAGTGAGGGCGCGACCGTCGATGTGCTGCCTGAGCCGCGTGTCGAGGTGGTAGCGCCGCCGGTCGCCACGACTGCCGTGGACGTAGCGACGCCTCCCGAGCAAGCGGAAGCCCCCGCAGCGGCGCCGCCAGAGGCCCCGCTCCAGGCCGCCGGCCTGGAGGGTGACGCACCGGCTGAACCAGCCATACTCGATGCGCGTCCGGCACCTGCTGAGGAGATGGCGAGCGCAGACACTCCGCGCACTGAATTCGCAGCCGACCATGACCGCGTTGCGAGCAGCATGCGCGAGCTGGACGGCGGCGCACTACTGATTGATAGAGGCCGGGATTACCGCGTCGCAAAGGCGGGCGATGACGCATTCCTGATCGGCCCGTACTCAGCGCGCGGTGCCAAGCCGCGGCGCGTGGATCGTGAAGGTGCGGAGGCGTTCTTCCGCGAGCAGTACGCGCAGCCTCTTGCCGAGGCCGCCGCGACGCACGGTGAGGCAGTGCAGGCCGGCGCTTCTGTGACAGCGAGTGCCGTGGATCGGCGTGCACCGAGCGCCATACCGCTCCGTAGTTCCGGCACGAAGAACGCGGCGACCGACGCCGAGCGCGCAGCGGCTGGCCGCCATCCCATCGTGCGCGAAGCCGTCAAATCGAATGCCGAGACGCTGGGCGACGCCATGCGCGTGCTCAGGGACAACCCCGCCGCAGGCGAGGAGGCGGTGCGCCGGTTGGCCCGCGATGGCGCCGGGAGCGTGTCCGCGTCCGATGAGGCGCTGCTGCTGGTTCACAAGACGGACCTACTCAATCGCCGCGATTCCGCGGCCAAGACGCTTGCCGACCCGAAGGCTAGCGAGGAGGCAAAGGAAGTCGCCCGCACGAAATGGATCGAAGTCGAGGCGCAGGTCGCGGAGCTGGATCAAGCCGCCGTCAACGCGGGCCGCGAATGGGGCCGCATGGGTCAATTCCGCCAGAGGTTGCTGCGCGAAGATTTCACGTTCGAGGCGCTGGAGCGCA from Thermomonas sp. XSG encodes the following:
- a CDS encoding integrase arm-type DNA-binding domain-containing protein; the encoded protein is MPLSDVAIRKAKPAEKPLRLFDGGGLYLEVMPTGGKLWRWKYRYAGKEKRLALGSYPDVSLANARERHAEGRRLLAAGIDPGEQRKAEKAATADRAANTFGAVAGEMIEQRSGKLSTVSRERAVRLLGYLAPIANLPIAAVDGPLLLAAIRKIEARGMETAHRARAFAGQVFRYGIATGRNRTNPARDLLGALAPVDGGHFASLTEPERVAPLLRALWGYQGGAVVQAALKVAPLVFVRPGELRTARWADIDLEAAEWRYTTAKTSTPHIVPLASQVVDVLRALHPLTGRGEYVFPSERGKHRPMSENTVNAALRALGYDSDTMTGHGFRAMARTMLDEILGFRPDFIEHQLAHAVKDPNGRAYNRTSHLAERRKMMQTWADYLDGLRTDGNVVPIARKAG
- a CDS encoding sel1 repeat family protein encodes the protein MLLLVTPIRAMAGQAWSDTGSASIMQEVEQYKAASLPEARAVAAAKLEQLGESDPEAWNQLGILYLDGSPSNPQLAERMFDKAATAKNLNGLMNLIGVRIAAGRIAESCKAAEQSVTWPNSAGAPAMGYLGECYRLGRNGHKNLVKAEPILMEACRWGWEPACDSALKSLRTNPTPARAKAYRAYLEKLSGAGYTHAMATLGIDLAGSQDDAARVRGEALLEKASAAGDGEACTALALVVWGKGDPASLSRIYDLLDCGIAGKRTPELAWLFKGVIAGLGGSEMLGRSSIDRAAEEGLKQAGAFAAAFGYPVPAGADQAKCAPFCDWLVVIKEARRIQQLAIDEQSRQAEIARVAQEAADREAAELAAQEAAQQAEHNAQVAAYNAQIAAQNAEARRERRRRFWGGVLMVAVALTTGYVQAQANALASPPPPRPVYQPPAIYAPPAQPRQIYQPQPTAAPVGRTKVCYVTTSRGTQAITVNTSQACPVSLQSLGQPLRASGRGYLIGESVSGLIKVCTYQGAAGQSAINISASGICPPSHEF
- a CDS encoding AlpA family phage regulatory protein, with the translated sequence MQANVLTAPKAGEQGRRRPAGGDAMRVSPSLPDTGFLRLSDIVGRKATKKSPAVRGIYPVSRSTWWQMVRDGRAPAGVKLSKRCTAWRVEDVIALCEGAEAVQKRIVGAQP
- a CDS encoding AAA family ATPase, which gives rise to MASAQEQRKVITFDRFDRLKPAKMTAVIDGFLYADTLTNVIGKSGACKSFLLQGMAACVATGTHWMGRRVERGAVFYIGGEGLNGLLKRFRGWQNYTGVTLEGAPLYIASGLPPLSDQLNVAATIEAIQECAEESFFRMGGADPALIVIDTLARALGGADENSAAEVGRLIEGLDWIRQRWGCAVACAHHTGHGENTQNRGRGSSAIYAALDGELLVTSNGDDVTVTSTKVKDWTKPEPLVLTRNIVAVEVEDTIETTLVLDKASIQDLAAHDDLIRQQVLERKGAGKTVRAIAADLGVSRWKVQSITDKARQANDYRRQADGE